From the genome of Vibrio porteresiae DSM 19223, one region includes:
- a CDS encoding LysR family transcriptional regulator, which produces MSTFNSDESLRGITTFVVAANSASFTEASEKLGITKSAVGKSIARLEERLGTKLFHRSTRKLSLTSDGEAYFASCTTALEILDSAENSLSRRKESPSGVVRMDMPAFFGRHLMMPILINFSQRYPDIRFELSFNDRLVDPIEEGLDLVLRFSQLKSTNELKSRRLGEQYLYLCASPTYLKRYGTPQELADLNHHICLMGYRCRAPLAWQLKDADEKIISYLPEKFHQIGDGDALLNACLGGMGIVQLPESMVKDHIENNTLVPVLPKFMPEPIPLHILWPCSKALVPKVRLLVDELVEHAKQGSFSH; this is translated from the coding sequence ATGTCTACATTCAATTCCGACGAATCGCTGCGGGGGATCACCACTTTTGTGGTTGCAGCGAATTCGGCAAGTTTTACCGAAGCCAGTGAAAAGTTAGGGATTACGAAATCAGCTGTGGGTAAAAGCATCGCACGATTAGAAGAGCGTTTGGGAACAAAACTGTTTCATCGTTCAACGCGTAAACTGAGCCTTACTAGCGATGGCGAAGCCTATTTTGCCAGCTGTACAACAGCATTAGAGATATTAGATTCGGCAGAAAACTCGTTAAGTCGACGTAAAGAGAGTCCTTCTGGTGTTGTTCGGATGGATATGCCTGCCTTTTTTGGCCGTCATTTGATGATGCCTATTCTGATCAATTTTTCTCAGCGCTATCCGGACATCAGGTTCGAACTCTCTTTTAATGATCGACTCGTAGACCCTATCGAAGAGGGATTAGACTTAGTTTTACGCTTTAGCCAATTGAAAAGCACTAATGAGTTAAAGTCTCGTCGCCTTGGTGAGCAGTATCTCTATCTATGTGCTTCACCCACTTATCTAAAGCGTTATGGTACACCACAAGAACTTGCGGATTTGAATCATCATATCTGTTTAATGGGCTACCGCTGTCGAGCTCCTTTAGCGTGGCAACTTAAAGATGCGGACGAAAAAATTATTAGTTATCTCCCTGAAAAGTTTCATCAAATTGGGGATGGTGACGCCTTACTAAATGCCTGTTTAGGCGGAATGGGGATCGTTCAGCTTCCTGAGAGCATGGTTAAAGACCATATAGAAAACAACACATTAGTACCTGTACTTCCCAAATTCATGCCAGAGCCGATACCTTTGCATATCCTTTGGCCATGCAGTAAAGCTCTTGTTCCTAAAGTGCGCTTACTGGTAGATGAACTGGTAGAGCATGCCAAACAGGGGTCATTTAGCCACTAA